The following proteins are encoded in a genomic region of Montipora foliosa isolate CH-2021 chromosome 8, ASM3666993v2, whole genome shotgun sequence:
- the LOC137968401 gene encoding sacsin-like: MAQKEGRRFGLIQPTLIQQLRKILDEYPDDGQILKELIQNADDANATQLKFLHDRHNYPTENLYADSLAEFQGPALYAYNNAVFIEKDWDGIQRLSDSVKAADPVKVGRFGLGFKSVFHMTDLPSLISERQIGFIDPHACHFDHRGQATGKLWHLEEDHEGMDMISDQFAPYKEIFDCNDEAFYRGFYNGTLFRFPLRTTPTELSETIYSADKVDTLYESFKTDAHLMLLFLQKLEEIELYVREELESSPRKVFQVKLADDSLQTIRAKRNEFRQKITPGEVMSAPVAVTYRITIETSIFDSQQGCKKNEHSFLVTNYFCGGEMSSTFQELMTDKALSYLPSVGVAMALPAGLSRQTPDIQGHVFCFLPLPLQKTSLTGLPVHVNGFFALNQNRRHVRFPNAEQEDQEKKGRHLTDKSLLWNKCLLEEAIPRAYATMILDAIKEKSAGVYKASIYEAWPDVKSVKQNWDRIAQPLFQILLNMDIVYTEADHGKWLAIKQAYFDLQPASETKDLLYKVMVAANFPIVSVPCHITESITRYLSVKELTPHLTREVLKQSPNCYKKLERPEKILLLQFCLRDCQPDKLCGLELMPLSNGTFSVFSNKAEVVYISSPEHPKELLPGLQHRFLDENMSVNVLQRLNDAAAQVEFYPSISETLLQRALDFAANYVTISDDDCHMILQAKQSLLFNNGNPWQKRNTGTLFDVTMGSYDGAETCELVGIYMLSQLKAISHGMEIGLYRDDGLAVIDQTPQKIEKIKKEICKVFAKNNVRITVEANKKVVNFLDVTLDLTTEKYKPYSKPATTPQQI; this comes from the exons ATGG CGCAAAAGGAAGGTCGACGATTTGGCTTGATTCAGCCAACGCTAATACAGCAGTTAAGAAAGATCCTAGATGAATACCCGGATGATGGACAGATACTCAAG GAACTTATTCAAAATGCTGACGATGCAAACGCTACTCAACTGAAGTTTCTGCACGATAGACATAACTATCCAACCGAAAATCTCTATGCAGATAGCCTTGCAGAGTTTCag GGCCCAGCACTCTATGCTTACAACAATGCCGTTTTTATCGAAAAAGACTGGGACGGCATTCAGCGGCTCAGTGATAGCGTTAAAGCAGCCGACCCCGTGAAAGTCGGTCGTTTCGGCTTGGGATTCAAGTCCGTGTTTCACATGACAG ATTTACCAAGCTTGATCAGCGAACGTCAAATTGGGTTCATTGATCCCCATGCCTGTCATTTCGACCATCGCGGTCAAGCAACTGGGAAACTATGGCATCTTGAAGAGGACCACGAAGGCATGGACATGATATCCGATCAGTTCGCTCCCTACAAAGAGATCTTTGATTGTAATGACGAGGCTTTTTACAGGGGATTCTACAACGGAACTTTATTCCGTTTTCCACTGAGAACTACACCAACAGAACTGTCAGAGACAATTTACTCCGCGGACAAAGTGGACACGCTTTATGAAAGTTTTAAAACTGATGCTCATTTGATGCTCCTGTTTTTGCAAAAACTCGAGGAAATTGAGCTGTATGTCAGAGAAGAGCTGGAATCCAGTCCTCGGAAAGTCTTCCAAGTGAAGCTTGCAGATGACAGTCTTCAGACAATCCGTGCAAAGAGGAATGAGTTTCGTCAGAAAATTACGCCCGGGGAAGTAATGTCTGCACCCGTAGCAGTGACTTACCGAATCACAATTGAGACCTCAATCTTCGATTCCCAGCAAGGTTGCAAGAAAAATGAACACTCTTTCCTTGTTACGAACTACTTTTGTGGTGGAGAGATGTCGTCAACATTCCAAGAGCTCATGACGGACAAAGCTTTAAGCTATCTCCCATCAGTGGGAGTAGCTATGGCCTTACCGGCTGGTTTAAGTCGGCAAACACCCGACATTCAAGGCCACGtgttttgtttcttaccacTACCACTTCAGAAGACCAGCTTGACAGGTTTGCCAGTACATGTAAACGGCTTCTTTGCCCTTAACCAGAATAGGCGTCACGTAAGGTTTCCAAACGCCGAACAGGAAGAccaggaaaagaaaggaagacaTTTGACTGACAAGTCTCTATTATGGAACAAGTGCTTGCTGGAAGAAGCCATTCCCAGGGCCTATGCCACAATGATTTTAGACGCCATTAAGGAGAAGTCAGCTGGGGTGTATAAAGCATCAATTTACGA AGCATGGCCAGATGTGAAAAGTGTCAAGCAAAACTGGGATCGAATTGCACAGCCTTTGTTCCAGATCCTCTTGAATATGGACATAGTCTACACTGAGGCGGATCATGGGAAATGGCTTGCAATCAAACAAGCCTACTTTGATTTACAACCTGCAAGTGAGACCAAAGATCTCCTGTACAAAGTTATGGTTGCAGCCAATTTTCCCATCGTCTCGGTACCCTGCCACATAACAGAAAGCATCACTCGGTATTTGAGTGTTAAAGAATTAACACCCCATCTCACAAGAGAAGTATTGAAGCAATCCCCAAATTGTTATAAGAAGCTTGAAAGACCTGAAAAGATACTGCTCCTTCAGTTTTGTCTCAGAGATTGCCAACCTGACAAGCTTTGTGGATTAGAACTTATGCCTCTCTCTAATGGCACATTTAGTGTTTTTTCAAACAAAGCTGAGGTAGTTTACATCTCCTCGCCTGAACATCCAAAGGAACTGCTACCTGGCCTACAACACCGCTTTTTAGACGAAAATATGAGCGTTAATGTCCTTCAGAGGCTGAATGACGCGGCGGCACAAG TGGAATTCTACCCTTCCATATCAGAGACACTACTCCAGCGTGCCCTTGACTTCGCAGCCAATTATGTGACCATTTCAGATGATGATTGTCACATGATCTTGCAAGCTAAACAATCCCTTCttttcaacaacggaaacccTTGGCAGAAGAGAAACACCGGCACGCTCTTCGATGTCACTATGGGTAGTTATGATGGAGCTGAAACGTGCGAATTAGTAGGGATCTACATGCTCTCGCAGCTTAAAGCAATTTCTCACGGCATGGAAATTGGGCTTTACAGAGATGACGGCTTAGCAGTAATCGACCAAACCccacaaaaaatcgaaaaaatcaaaaaagaaatatgcaaagtgTTCGCCAAAAACAACGTACGCATTACTGTTGAGGCCAACAAAAAGGTCGTAAATTTCCTTGACGTAACATTAGACTTAACCACTGAGAAGTACAAGCCATATTCGAAGCCTGCAACCACTCCACAGCAAATCTAA